The genomic segment GAGTGCTGCGCGTCGTTGACGCCGTTCAGGAAATTTGAGAACATTTCGGTGAAATTGGCCTGGGCCGCCCCTTCCGGCGCCATCTCGTCGAGCACCGTCTTCCGTCCAAGCCGCTCGACCAGCCCAGGTACGAGCCGCGTGACATTGTTCACCGGTGTCGCCATGGTCACACTTTCACGTCGATGATCTGCCCGACCATCGGATCTGGCGCTTCGGCGGCGGCAGTTGCCTTATAGCCGGTCCCGAACCGCTGGTTGTCTTTGAATCGGGCGAATAGAAGTTCGAGTGCTTTTTGTTCGTCGACCGACAGAAAATCGGCGTAGCTCCCCTTGGGCGCCGTCACGGCCAGTTTCGATCCCGAAGTGCCTTCCTGCGGTTCAATAACAACGGTAGCATCGTTCGTCGGTCGTGCGGCCGGATCCTGAGTGACCGGCAGTTGGTTGTCCCGACGATTGACCTGCTGGTACGATTGTATGCCGACTTGGTTGATGTTCATATTATCTCTCTCACTTTCCCGATATCTCGATAGCATCTCTGGCCATCTGTTTGGCGGCGGCGATCGCGTTGGCATTCGCTTCATACGCCCGGCTGGCCGACATCATGTCCACCATCTCATTGATGATCTCCACGTCCGGCATTTTCACGTATCCTTGTTCGTCCGCATCCGGATTGGTTGGATCATACACCAGCTTGAAACTCGAGGCCGGATCGGTGACCTCGCGTGGCTTGGCCGATGACATCTCAAGTTGGTCTCGAATGATGAGTGACTTACCCGGCCGATGTCCAGGATCAGTCTGCGCCAGCGGTGTTTGGGCCTGTTGCAGAAATGACTCGAACGACCCGGGCTCCTTCTGCTCCGCCACCAGAACGCGCTTGCGCCGGTACGGCCCACCCTCGGTCGTTTCGGTCGTCTCGGCGTTGGCGATATTCTCCGCCACCACGTTCATTTTCAATCGTTGGACCGTGAGACCCTGGGATGAGACTTCTATGGAATGGAATATGCCGCCCATGATGATCTCCTTATTCGCTCTTTATCGCGTTGCGAAGACCGGCGAACTTCATCTGGAGCAGCCGCGCCGCCACCGAGTACGCCAGTTGGTTCTGCACCATGCCGGCCATCTCGTGATCCACGTCAATAGAGTTCATATCGCCATTCGCGATCCGTGCTTCTTTCACATCCGGCGTCCGTTCCTGATGCGCTCCGATGGGCAAGTGGTGGACATCGGTGCGAGTCCCCGCAAGATGGTTGGACTTGGCGGTCAGGCGATTGAACTCCCCCTGGAAATCGATATCGCGCGATTCATAGCCGGGCGTGGCGACGTTGGCCAGATTGCCGCTGATGAGTTTCTGTCGAAACGAGCCGAGATTGAGATATTTCCGAAAGGTGGGCACCGCCATCTTGTCGAAAATGAACTGCGTCAGCTTGTTGTCCATACCTTCGTTTTCGTATACACGATCTCCGACCGGTGCAAAGCAAGGGCGGTGCCAAGCTCCCGCGTGATGCGGTAATGCTATGCGAATCAATTGAATAGCGGCGACGAGGCAGTGCGCTCGGCCGGCGTCAAAGGTAGTTATCGGAAACGATTTCCAACGATGATGGAAGATTTGTATCGGTGCTACAAGGTGTCACCCGCCGCGACGGCAGGATAGTATAGTTGCGATGATGGCTCTTTGAGGGTCTGTTCCATCGTCAATATCACGATATCCACCCGGCGGTTTTGGGCGCGGTTTTCGATGGAGTTGTTCGGTCTGACCGGACGGTACTCACCATAGCCGAGCGCCGATATTTGATCCGGTTTGACCGCCCCCTCGTCGACAAAGAACCGTACCACTGAGGTTGCCCGCGCTGACGATAACTCCCAGTTCGACGGATACTGGATCGTACTGATAGGGCGGTCATCGGTGTGTCCTTCGATACGGATATGATTGGGCAGGCCGCTGATCTTGCCCGCGATGAGGTCGAGCATCTCCACCGCACGCAGTTCGAGATTGGCGGAGGCTTCCTTGAACAGCGCCGACTCCATAATATGCACCACCAATCCGCGCTCGGTGATCTCGGCTTTGAATTCGTTCTGGCGGTTGACTTCCTTGAACCGCTCCGCAAGCTGCTTTTGGATCATATTCAGGTCACCGAGCTTGAGCACGCCGTGACCGGTTTTACTCTTTTCCGCAGGGCGTTTAACCAACTGGTCCCCACCCTTCAGCACACCTTGAAGCGCCTCTGCCATCTTGCCGAATTTTTTGGCATCGATCTGCGACATGGAGTACATAACCACGAAAAAGGCCAGGAGTAATGTGATCAAGTCGGCGTAGGTGAGCAGCCAGCGTTCGAGGTTCTCGTGGCCGTCATGCTTCTTACGGGTACGGCGCACGGCTCAGACCTCGCCGCGGCGGTGCTGCGGAGCAATAAATGAATGGAGACGAGTCCGGATATTTCGCGGATTGTCGCCGGACTGGATCGCCACAACCCCCTCTGTGATCAATTCGAGATGGGCCATTTCCTCCTCGTGACGAAGGCGCAGCTTGTCCGAGACCGGTAGGAAAAACAGGTTGGCCAATCCCACTCCCCAGAGCGTGGCAATGAAAGCGGCAGCTATCGAAGCTGCCATGCGACTGGCATCGGAAGTGTTCCCCAGTGTGTGCACCAGACCGAGTACAGTTCCCAAGATTCCCAATGTTGGCGCAAACCCGCCGGCTTTTTGGAAAAACGTGATACCTCGCTTGTGACGTTCCTCGACATACGCCATCTCGGTCTCCAGTATCTCCCGCAATACCGTGACTTCCGTGCCATCGATCACCAGTTGAACCCCCTTACGATAGAACGGATCGTGGATCCGCTTGAGATCCCCTTCGAGTCCCAGAATCCCCTCGCGTCGCGCCTTCTCCGCCATGCGGACGATTGATTCGATGGTCGCAGTGAGAGGATGAGACGGGCCAAAGAAAGCCAGTCGGAGATAGCTTGGAACCCTCTTCACCGTATGTATAGACGTCGTAATGATGGTCGCCCCAAGCGTGCCACCGATCACCAGGAGAATAGGGGCGGTGATGAAAATGGCGTCAAGCTCGCCCCCTTCCAACTTGAAGGCACCCAGGACCGCACCGAATGCGAGAATCAGACCGATGGCTGTTGCAAGATCCATGACCGACGGTGTCCGTTCCGTTTATCGTGACCTGTTTATTATTTGCGCATTTTGTGCGCACAACGGGGCTTTACCCCGTCTGGCATAATATCGGCAGGAAATCCGGTTTATAAAGCCGGGTGATGTGTGATCTCCAGCGGGTCCAGGTGGAAGGCGGCCTACGTGGCTTTCTCGTCTTCGTATTCGGCCAGTTTGTTGCGGATGGTGCGGGTGGTGATACCGAGCGCCTCGGCGGCCCTGGTCTTGTTGCCGTTGAACTTCTCCAAGGTCTTGAGAATCAGATATTTGCTCCCCTCTTCGAGCTTCATCGGAATCTTCAACATCGGCATGTCATCGGGCATCTGTCCGAGCGCCAGCTCGACGGGAAAATCATCTTCGGTCAGGAGTTCGGCGCGCGAAGTAACCACGGCACGCTCGATGAGATTCTCCAGCTCTCGAACGTTACCCGGCCAGTGATATTTCACGAACAGCCGCAGCGCGGCATCGTTCAGCCCTTTGACCTGCTTGTGGTTCTCGCGATTGTACCGCTCGACGAAGTGGTTCACCAGCGGTGCAATGTCTTCCTTTCGATCGTTCAGTCGCGGCAAATAAATGGGAATGACATTCAACCGATAAAACAGATCTTCCCGAAACAGCCCGGCTGAGATGAACTCCTTCAGGTTCCTGTTTGAGGTCGCAATGATGCGTACATCGACAGAAATAGTGGTGCTGGAACCGACGCGTTCAAACTCCCGTTCCTGGATGACCCGAAGCAGCTTCGATTGCAGATTGAGCGGCATCTCGGAGATTTCATCCAGAAGCAGCGTACCGCCATCGGCCAGTTCGAACCGGCCCCGATTAGTTTTTTTAGCGTCGGTGAATGCCCCCTTCTCATAGCCGAACAGCTCCGCCTCGACCAATGATTCCGGCAATGCGGCACAGTTCAGCTTCACGAATGGGCCCTCACGACGGTTGGATGCATAATGGATCGCCCGTGCGACCAGCTCCTTGCCGGTACCGGACGCCCCGGTGATCATCACGGTGGAGCGGGCATCGGCCACCGACTGGATGAGGTCGAATATCTCCTTCATGATCTTGGATTTGCCGATGATATTCTGAAACCGGTCGGCCAGATCTCTGCGAAGCAGGCTGTTCTCAGTCTTAAGGTGGATCAACTCGGCGATGCGGGACATGATATGCTCGACAGCATCCGGCGAGACCGGCTTCAGGAGAAAATCGTAGGCGCCCCGTTTGATCGCCTTCACCGCCGTCTCCACCGTGCCGTATGCCGTCATGATCACGACCACTACTTCCGGATTCAACCGTTTGAGATGATCCAGAAGCGCCAGTCCGTCGATCTCCTTCATTTTCAAATCAGTCAGCACGATATCGAAAGAGCGGGCTTTGAATTTCACCAACGCCTCCTCACCGGAGAGTACCGACACACAGTCGTACCCGGCGCGAGCCAGAGTCTCGGTGAGGTAATCGTTCACCAGTCTGTCGTCGTCGACGACCAACACGGAATACTTCATAGTCCCTGCTCCCTGTTCACATGATCCATTTTGACCGGCAGCAAAATGCGGAATCGCGCGCCCCCTTCGGGTCGGTTGTCCGCCACGAGGTCACCGCCATGTGCCTTTATGATCTTCCAAGCCACCGCGAGTCCCAGGCCGTTTCCATCAAGTTTGGTGGTGAAGAACGGCGCGAATATCCGGTCAATATGCTCCGGCGCAATTCCGGGTCCGCTATCCGCAACGGTAGTTTCCAAAACGGTGTCATCAAGCCCGAGCAGAAGTCGCTCACCGTACAGATGTGTCGCGCGCTGCCTGCTCAGCCGCTCGCACCCGATTTCGACCCGGCCGCTCTCGCCGCACGCCTCAAGCGCGTTCTGGAACAGGTTGAACAGAAGTTGCCGCATCAACATGGGATCGATCCACACCGTTGATGATGCACCATCCGATCCGACCGAACCGCGCACCACGATACTGAGCGGGGCTGCTCGTTCGGCGTTGTCGCGCCTGAACTGCTCGATAGTCCGATGAAGGAACTCTTCGATATTTGTTTCTTCCTTGTTGACCTCGTCAAACCGGGAATAATTGAGAAGCGTGGTGACT from the Candidatus Zixiibacteriota bacterium genome contains:
- the flgC gene encoding flagellar basal body rod protein FlgC yields the protein MGGIFHSIEVSSQGLTVQRLKMNVVAENIANAETTETTEGGPYRRKRVLVAEQKEPGSFESFLQQAQTPLAQTDPGHRPGKSLIIRDQLEMSSAKPREVTDPASSFKLVYDPTNPDADEQGYVKMPDVEIINEMVDMMSASRAYEANANAIAAAKQMARDAIEISGK
- a CDS encoding flagellar motor protein → MDLATAIGLILAFGAVLGAFKLEGGELDAIFITAPILLVIGGTLGATIITTSIHTVKRVPSYLRLAFFGPSHPLTATIESIVRMAEKARREGILGLEGDLKRIHDPFYRKGVQLVIDGTEVTVLREILETEMAYVEERHKRGITFFQKAGGFAPTLGILGTVLGLVHTLGNTSDASRMAASIAAAFIATLWGVGLANLFFLPVSDKLRLRHEEEMAHLELITEGVVAIQSGDNPRNIRTRLHSFIAPQHRRGEV
- a CDS encoding flagellar motor protein MotB — encoded protein: MRRTRKKHDGHENLERWLLTYADLITLLLAFFVVMYSMSQIDAKKFGKMAEALQGVLKGGDQLVKRPAEKSKTGHGVLKLGDLNMIQKQLAERFKEVNRQNEFKAEITERGLVVHIMESALFKEASANLELRAVEMLDLIAGKISGLPNHIRIEGHTDDRPISTIQYPSNWELSSARATSVVRFFVDEGAVKPDQISALGYGEYRPVRPNNSIENRAQNRRVDIVILTMEQTLKEPSSQLYYPAVAAGDTL
- the fliE gene encoding flagellar hook-basal body complex protein FliE — translated: MATPVNNVTRLVPGLVERLGRKTVLDEMAPEGAAQANFTEMFSNFLNGVNDAQHSAGQAQQAFMSGEPIELHDVMIKAEEAGLTMDLLLEIRNKLLNAYNELMRMPI
- the flgB gene encoding flagellar basal body rod protein FlgB; the encoded protein is MDNKLTQFIFDKMAVPTFRKYLNLGSFRQKLISGNLANVATPGYESRDIDFQGEFNRLTAKSNHLAGTRTDVHHLPIGAHQERTPDVKEARIANGDMNSIDVDHEMAGMVQNQLAYSVAARLLQMKFAGLRNAIKSE
- a CDS encoding sigma-54 dependent transcriptional regulator, encoding MKYSVLVVDDDRLVNDYLTETLARAGYDCVSVLSGEEALVKFKARSFDIVLTDLKMKEIDGLALLDHLKRLNPEVVVVIMTAYGTVETAVKAIKRGAYDFLLKPVSPDAVEHIMSRIAELIHLKTENSLLRRDLADRFQNIIGKSKIMKEIFDLIQSVADARSTVMITGASGTGKELVARAIHYASNRREGPFVKLNCAALPESLVEAELFGYEKGAFTDAKKTNRGRFELADGGTLLLDEISEMPLNLQSKLLRVIQEREFERVGSSTTISVDVRIIATSNRNLKEFISAGLFREDLFYRLNVIPIYLPRLNDRKEDIAPLVNHFVERYNRENHKQVKGLNDAALRLFVKYHWPGNVRELENLIERAVVTSRAELLTEDDFPVELALGQMPDDMPMLKIPMKLEEGSKYLILKTLEKFNGNKTRAAEALGITTRTIRNKLAEYEDEKAT